The genomic window ACCTTATAGAAGAGGCTGACATAGAGGAAATAAAAAATAATCTTCACTATCTGAAGGCCCTTGATATTGACCTTTTCTTTGTCTCCACGACTGAAAATATAGGTATAGAAGAAGTTAAGTCCTATATAAGAGGTCATGTTACTGCTTTTGGAGGTCCAAGCGGGGTGGGTAAATCAAGTATATTAAACCTTCTGCAGAAAGGTGTCACCCTAAAGGTCGGAGAGACCAGCAGAAAGTTAAAAAGAGGAAAGCATACCACAAGAGCTACGACTCTTCTTCCCTTAAAAGAGGAGGGGTTTGTAATAGATACTCCTGGATTCTCCTCAGTGGATCTTCCAGAGATAGAAAATGTACAGGAACTTATAGATCTTTTTCCTGAATTTGACATTGATAAGCCGTGCAAATTCTCAAACTGCATCCACGTAAATGAGCCTGGATGTGTTGTGAAAGACGCTGTTGAAGATGGATCGATTTCAAAAGAAAGATATGAGTTTTTCCTGAGATGTTATGAAAAATTAAAAATGGAAAGGTGGAATAAATTATGATAAAGGTAGCTCCGTCTATTCTTTCAGCGGATTTTAGTAAATTAGGAGAGGAAATCACCTCTATAACTGAATCTGGAGCTGACATGATACATATTGACGTTATGGACGGGATGTTTGTCCCAAACATATCCTTCGGACCGGTGGTAATAAAGTCAATAAGAGATAAATCAAACCTTTGTTTTGATGTACATCTTATGATCGAAAGCCCGGAGAGATACATCGATGAGTTTGTAAAGGCAGGTGCCGACCTCATCACTGTCCACGCAGAATCTACAACACATCTTCACAGAACAATACAGCAGATAAAAGCCCACGGAATAAAAGCAGCAGTTTCTCTGAACCCTGCCACTTCTGTAGAGTCTTTAAAATATGTCATTGACGAATTGGATATGGTCCTTTTGATGTCTGTAAACCCAGGTTTCGGTGGACAAAAATTTATCCCTTCCACCCTTGAGAAAATAAAAGAGGTAAGGTCTATGAATGCAAACATAGATATACAGGTGGATGGAGGGATTACAGACGAAACTGTAAAAGATTGTATAGAAGCTGGGGCCAATGTCTTTGTAGCTGGTTCTTACGTTTTCTCTGGAAATTACAAGGAGAGAATAGAAAGTCTAAAAAAGTAGGTGAATTTTATGGTTTTAGAAAAGGTTAATATAGTTTTGGAAGATTTTTACAAGCTTTTTTATGAAACTGAAGATCTTGCTCTAAAACAGGGAATAAAATGTCTTACTCATACTGAACTTCATGTTATTGAAGCTATCGGAAGTGATTCACTTACCATGAACGAACTTTCTGACAGACTAGGTATAACAATGGGGACAGCCACAGTAGCCATATCAAAACTTTCCGAAAAGGGATTTATCAACAGGATGAGATCAGATCTTGACAGAAGAAAAGTGTTTGTATCCCTATCTAGAAAGGGCGACGAGGCTTTAAATTACCATACAAACTACCATAATATGATAATGTCGAGTATAACTAAAAATATAGATCCCAAGGATATAGAGGTTTTCGTAAGTGTTTTTGAGAAAATTTTGAAAAATCTGCGAGAGAAAATAGATTACTTTAAGCCAAATCCAATAACTGATTTCCCAAAAAACTATCTTGTGAGTATCATCGATATAAAAGGGACGCCGATTATAAAGGCTTTTTTCAGGGATCAAGGGATAGAGGTATACAGTGTTATAAAAATAATTTCTAATAATCTAAAAACTATAACCGTAGAAAAAAAGGATGGATCTCTTTTAGAGATAAACGTATTAGACGCAAAGAATTTAATAGCGGTTAAAAAAGAATCATAACTTACCTTTCTGAGGTAGGTTCTTTTTTTTCTGAAAAGGAGATGGTAAAGTGCTTTATTTAGACGGCATATCTATAAATAAGCTTAAAGATGAACTGGCCGAAGTTTTGACAGGGAGAAAAGTAACCAAGATTTTTCAGTACAGCAAGCTGACAACCTCTATTTTTTTTGGAAAACTGAACCTGTTTTTTTCCTGCAACGCCTCCCTCCCTGTTTGTTATCTGAGGAATGAGAAGGAAAATGCCCCGGAGATCCCTATGAGTTTTTCACTGAATCTCAGGAAACATCTGCTGAACTCTATCATCACAGAGGTAGGGCAGCTTGGATTTGACAGGATAATCATATTTAAATTTAAGAAGATAAACGAGCTGGGGGAATACAAAGAGTACAAGCTCTATTTCGAGATAATGGGTAAGCACAGCAATCTCATACTCACAGATAAAGATGGGGAAATATTAGACCTCATGAAGAGGTTTTCAATTGAAGAAAATAAGCTTAGAGTTCTTCTCCCTGGAGCAAAATATTCTCAGCCTGTAACAGATAAAAAGCTCTCCCCTGTTGACATATCTGAAGAGAGCCTAGAGGCCATGATAGGAAATCCTAAGGAACTTGTGAAGAATGTAGAGGGACTGGGTATGATCGCAGCTAAATCACTAGAATCACCTGATGATCTGCTGAAGATGCTAGCCGATAAAGGAACACCTACGGTTTACTACAACAACAGAAAAATAACCTTGGCCTCGGTTTTTCACGTTAAAAACACTCAGTTTGACAGAAAAGAGGAGTTTGAAACTGTAAATGAGATGATAAATTTTTATATAAAGGCTACAAAATCCTCAGAGTCCTACAACAATCTTTATTTCTCTCTTGTAAATGTTGTAGAAAAAGAGATCAAAAAAAATAAACGTACTCTTAAAATTTTAGAAAAAGAGATGGAAAAAAACAGGAAACATGAAAAATCAAGAGAGATAGGGGATATTTTGGCTGCAAATCTTTACTCTATAAAAAGGGGACAAAAAGAAGCAGTGCTTTTTGATTTTTATAACAACTGTGAGATAACTATAACTCTGAATCCAAATCTCTCTCCGAAGGAAAACCTAGACAGTTATTACAAAAAGTACAATAAGTTAAAACGTGGTTTTAAGTTTAATCTCAAAAGATACGAAGAGGTAAAAAATGAAATAAGCTATCTACAAGGTGTGAAAAGTTTTCTAGATGAAAGCTCTACCATGGAAAATCTAAACACTATCAAAGATGAACTTGTGGCAGGGAGATATATGAAAGCTGTAAAAAGTCTGAAAAAGAAAAAGAGTATACCTCTTAATTACGGAATCATAGAATTTGAAGGATATCAGATTTTTTTCGGAAGAAATAATCTTGAAAATGACAATCTGTCTTTCAAGGTAGCCGACAGAAATGACATGTGGCTTCACTCAAAAGAGGTTTCCGGAAGTCATGTGATAATACGTTGGAACGGTGAATTTACAGAGGATGTTATATTCAAAGGGGCAGAAGTGGCCGCCTTTTATTCAAAAACACTCCCAGGTGAGAAGGTTCTGATAGACTATACATTAAAAAAATACTTGAATAAACCAAAGGGAGGGAAGCCCGGTTTTGTAACCTACAGCAATCAGGAATCTATACTGGTTGTTAAACCTGAGGCTCTATAAAAGATGGAGACAGATATTATGTCTCCTTTTTTTGCAATATTTCAAAAAATTATGATAAAATGCAGTTAATCTTTATAACATTTTGTTAAATACAGTATGATGCAACGGAGGCATAATATGAAACTTGATTTCTCTATGATTAAACAATTCGGAAGATTTTATAAGCCACATAAAAAGCTTTTTATAGTTGATATGGCATGTGCTTTTTTTGTAGCACTTATTGACTTAGCCTATCCAATGATGGCTAAATATGCATTAAATGACCTTCTTCCAAAAGATGAATTCAGAAGTTATTTTATTTTTGTATTGATTCTACTTGGATTGTATATTCTCAGGGTGTTTTTTCAGTTTGTAAATGATTATTGGGGTCATATCCTTGGAATAAGAATCGAATATGACCTGAGAAAAGAACTGTTTTCTCATCTTCAGAAACTTTCCTTTCGTTTCTATGATAAGACTAGGGTGGGACATATTATGTCTAGAATGGTCAATGATCTGAATGAAATGACAGAGATGGCCCATCATGTACCTGAAGATGTTTTTCTATCAGTGGTAATGCTTATAGGCTCTTTCTTTGCCATGATATTTCTGAACTGGCAGCTAGCTATAGGGGTATATACCGTTGTGCCGGTTATGGTTTTTTTTGCAGTAAAAAGAAGAAAAAAAATGTCACAGGGATTTAAACAAGTAAAAGAAAAAATATCAGGTGTAAATGCCCAGCTAGAGAGCAGCATTTCAGGAATAAGAGTATCAAAGTCATTTGCAAATGAAGAGCATGAGATCAATAAATTCAATGATAGTAATGTTCTCTTTAAAAACTCTAAAAATGAAGCTTATATGCAGATGGCTGTTTTTATGGGGGGTATGCATTTTTTTATAAACTTACTGAATATAGTTGTTCTCGGACTAGGGGGCTACTTGATTTACACTGGAAAGATGAATTTTCCAGATTTAGTCGCCTTTACCTTATATACTAATGCTTTTTTAGTTCCAATTAGAAGGCTTACCAATTCGGTTCAGCAATTTGAATCAGGAATGACGGGATTCGCAAGATTTAAGGAAATTATGGTGATAGAACCTCTGATAAAGGATAGTGAAGACGCCATAGAGATAGAACAGTGCAAAGGGAAGATCAGTTTCAAAAATGTCACCTTTGCCTACAATGAAAATCACAATATAATCTCTGACATCAATTTAAACATAGAATCAGGGAAAGTAATCGCTCTTGTGGGACCATCAGGAGGAGGGAAAACAACCCTGTGTCACCTTATACCAAGATTTTATGAAGTGGATACAGGAGAGGTTTCCATCGATGATATCAATATCAAAGATATAAAAATTAACAGCCTTAGAAAAAATATAGGCCTCGTTTCTCAGGATGTTTTCTTATTTGCAGGAACTATAAAAGATAATATCATGTATGGAAATATAAATGCCACAGAAGAAGAGATGATCCGAGCGGCTAAAAATGCCGAAATCCACGAATTTATCATGAGCCTGGAAAATGGTTATGATACTGACGTGGGAGAAAGAGGGATCAAGCTCTCTGGAGGCCAAAAACAAAGAATAAGTATTGCAAGGGTATTCCTTAAGAATCCCCCTATACTGATACTAGATGAGGCTACTTCCGCCCTTGACAATGAAACTGAATTTAAGATCCAAAAGGCCCTTGAAAAACTATCAGAAGGCAGGACAAGCCTTATTATAGCTCACCGTCTCACTACGATAAAACACGCTGATGAAATCATAGTTATCAACAAGGATGGGATACAGGAGATCGGAACTCATGAGGAGCTTCTAGAGGAAAAGGGGATATACAGCTCTCTGTATGAGGCTCAGTATAAGGGATTCATCCCTGACGAGATAGAGCGTAACTAGATTAAAACTTTTTTAAGTGCTATATGCTCAAATAAAAACATAAGACATTAAATGAATTTTATCTTTTATGGTGGAAGGGTTTTTTTGTATTAAAGGATAGTAAAAAGGGGTGGGATTATGATAAAAAATATTATATTTGATCTGGGGAGAGTATTGCTTAATTTTGAGCCTTTAGAGTATACATACAAAAAAATTCCTGATAAGCAAAGAGCCTATAAAATTTACCAAGAGATATTTAAAAGTGATGAATGGCTTATGCTCGATAGGGGAGTAATTACAGAGGATGAAGCGATCAACAGGATATGTGGCAGAAATCCAGAAAATGATCAGCTTATAAGAGAAGTGATGAACAACTGGTATGAAATACTTACCCCGATGGAAGATGTGGTGGATATTTTAAAAGAATTAAAACTTAAGGGGTATAAAATTTATTTTTTATCTAATTTTCATTTGCTGGCATTTGAAAGGGTTTCCAAGAAATATGATTTTTTCAGAAATTTTAATGGAGGGATAGTCTCATACATAGAAAATCTACTTAAACCGGAAGATGAAATTTATAATAAATTAGTCGCAATATACGGGATAAATCCGGCTGAGTCAGTAATTATAGATGATACAAAAGATAATGTTATAAGCGCTGAAAAATTAGGATTTAAAACAATACTTTTTACAACATCTATTGATTTGAAGGAGAAACTGTTTGAATATAATTGTTTTTGATAACTTGCAATTAAATACGGCAAACACACCAAGCACACCAAACATAAATCATGGGGTGAAAGATGTATCTGAAAAAAGATTTGCATCAAAAGACTGTCTTGTTTGTATAGGGAAAACATAAAAAGAAAAAGCTGCCAATTGATGGATTACCCTATGTGGTTCATCTGAGCAATGTAGCTATGGAAGTCATGTTTGCCTGGGAATCTTGCAAAGATTTTGATATAGAATATGCTCTTCAGTTGGCTCTCTTGTATGATGTCCTTGAGGACATTGAGACCACCTATGAGAAGTTGGAGAAGACTTTTGGTATAGGGGAAACGGATAGAAATATTGCAAAACATTAATATATGAGAAATCTCTACAGAAAAGATTTTGAGTTGTCTAAAATAGGTGGGGATAGTAAAAATGTCTGACAGAATAACAAATTTAGAGAAACCTCCGAAACACTGGAGTAAAGAAAAGATTATATCGTATAGAGAAGAGACTCAGTATTTATTGGAATCTTTGAAGTTTAGCAACAAATATCTTTCTGAAAAATTGAGGTTTAAAATAAATGAAAATCAATATGAAAAATATATTGGAGTATCTCTTGAATAACCTAATAATTTAAAATTATATTGATCTTTGGAGCAACAGCAAAAAAAAGCTGATGCTCCATTTTATATATTTTTTTCAAAGTGGCTAAAATAAAAAATCAAAATACTTTAAGAATAAAGTATTGAATTTCTAAGCTCTGTTACTTTCTTTGCTTGTCCAAAGAAAGTAACCAAAGAAAAGACACCCCTAAAAAGATTCCTAAAATCATTTCTGAACTAACTTTCACTTGAAATATAGTCGGCAAAGCCTCCTTATTTCAAAGAAAGTGGATTTCAGAAAAAGTGATTTCTTAACGGAATTTTTTAAAGGGTAAAGCAATCTAAAAATTAAAAAAATTATTTTCTCTCTGTGAAACTTCTTATTTTTCTCTGTGTCCTCTGTGACCAAAAGGTTTTGTTATTATTTGTGTTAATTTTTTTGTCTTTTATTGATTTTCATTCGTGATGAAATCTTTTGACTCTATATCCTTATAAATTCAGTATTTTACCAAAACCTCTTTAAATTAGAAACTTAAGAAATTTACTGTTTATTTTTGTAATAAAACTCTGCCAGTTCATTATACCTTTTTCGATTTAATCCCATATCAGAATAACCGATCCTGCTCTGTGAACGGTAGTGAATGACCTTATCTTCAGCATCAAAATAAAATTCTACATCGTCTCGGTATCTCATTATTCCAGTTATAAAAACTGCATATAGATAATCTTCAGATTCGTTTATAATCTCGTGCTTACCATAGTTCTTACAAGCCGCTTTGATTATTTTTTTTGCATCACTTACAGGAATGTCTAGCACCAGAGGGTCCACCTGTTTTTTCACCTGGTCTGTCTGTGAAGATACACCATTGGGGGATGATTTCAAGGGAGACATTTTTCCGGATTTTACTCCGAGATTTTTCGGGGCTGAAATACATCCAAATGTCATAAATACTAGGATAAATCCTATCACATACTTCATAAAATCCCTCTCTTCTTAATTTTTATATACATGATTTGTTTATAAGTTTAATATACTACTTCTTTAGAGAAAAGACTGTAAAAAATATAAAGTTTTATTTTATAGAGCTTTGTATGTTGGATAATAAAGGGTTTAAGTATGACAGTGGCTACAACTGAAACTTACTATACAGGGTCACATGGAATTTTATCAATAGGTTAAAAATTTTTATTATTTTTTTATTAGTACTCCGAATGTAAATTCCTAAAGATAAAATCTATGAAACTGCACCTTTGGGTAGATGGGGAGACTAGTCTGCCTGTCTTGCTTGGAAAGGAGCAAAAAAAGGAGGGATTTATTTTGAAAATCTGTCGTATTAATATGAGGGACAAATGGAACAGAGGGGGTATCAGTTGTAAAGAAACAGGCTCTTCCTGCCTATGCCCCTAGGTCAGCAAAGGGTATAGGGGTTATGCTACAACTATTAGGGTGATTATCCAATGGGGATTGCTCTCGGGATAATACTTATGTTGCTAACATTTGGTGCCAACAGTGTGGTGTATATGCTTCACAAAGGGGAGTAAAAAAATTATGATAGAGATAAGAAACCTCGCCAAATCATTTGGGAAAATAAGAATTTTAAACATAGAAAAGATGCTAATAAATACCCTTTGGGTAACTGCTGTAAGAGGAGAGAATGGTTTAGGAAAAACTACTTTGTTTTCTCTGATATCTGGATTAGAATTGGAGTTTGAAGGTGAAATTGTAAAAAAATGGAATAGGCCAAATGGATACTACATTTGTACAGCAGGATTTTTATCTGTTAAAAATAAGTGTTTATGAGAATATATCTTATCCCTTAAAAATAAGAAAGTAGAGTGATGGCCAGATAAAAAAATGATTTTCTCTTATCTGAATTTAAAATAGAGCATTAATTCCATAAGAATGCCAGCAGATTAAGCAGTGGAGAAAGTTAGAAAGTCGCCATTTTCAGGACTCTTTCTTTTATACCGAAACTGATATTGTTAGACAAACCTAATTTAAATCTAGATAAAGAATCTATCATTCTTGCTGAAAATGTGCTAAGCAGATATACTAGATAAGAAAAGGAGGAGTAATTATGATAAATCATAATAATGAGCAAACTGAGAAAATGGCGGACCAGAACATTTAACTGAAGGAGTATTTGAAGAGAGTGGATTAATTGGATTTTTTTAAGTAACTTCATCGGAAGAATCAAAAAAGAATAATACAAAAAATTTATTGAAATTTTTTCAAAAAAGAAATTGTTCCTCTGAGTGAATCAATTGGAAGGTGTTCTACCTCCAAGATTGTCTCAAAGGATTCTGTTTACTGTTTTGATAAAACTACCATAGATGGATAAATAACCGATACATTACTAATACTAATGAAACAGTATATGTTCCCACAGGATGCATGATTCCCTGTGGTGCAGATGCTGTTATTATGATAGAATATTCTGAAGTCATGGTAGATGAAGTACTTTTGAATACCTCTCTAAAAAAAACCAAAAGTAGGTATAATTTCCAATGAAACAGAGATAGTAGAAGACTCTAAGAATCTATCTTATGGTAAAATCATGAATTCAAACTCTATAATGTTTTTTTCCATGTTTGAAAAATGAGGTGGAGAGGCTTCGTGCTTTTAACTAATGGAGGATGATTATAAAAATTATCAGAAACTTTATTTATTCTAAGGGAAATCCTAAAAGTATATCGGGATATCTGATCTGTTGAAAGAGGATGTAAGTTTTATAAGCAGACAATGTGGAGCAGGAACCCGGATACTGCTAGATAAAGATAAACTGGATATGAGGCTATGGAAGGGGAGCTACAACGCCACTGCAGTCAAAAGCTGGTCAGCAGATGTTGTACTGGGAATAAAAGTTGCTGAACAGGTTATGGACCTTGATTTCGTGCCAATAATCTCTGAAAATTATGATTTCTTGGTAAGGTAAAAAACTCTTTCAGATGACAGAATGAAAAGTTTTTTTAATAATATGAGTTCTTTAGAATTTAAAGAAAAAATAAAAAGATTAGGTGGATACAGTGTATCAGAAAGCAGAAAGTTGATTTTTAAAGGAGATGTCTAATGAGGGATTTACATGGAAGAGTTATAAATTACTTGAGAATATCTCTAACTGAAAATTGTAACCTCAGTTGTATCTACTGCAGACCTGACAAGTGTATCGAGGCTAAAAAAGACTTTATGACCAAAAGAGAGGTCGTCTCTATAGTCGAGGCAATGGCAGAACTTGGAGTAAAAAAGGTCCGTTTTACAGGGGGAGAGCCCCTTTTGAGAAAGGATATAACTGAAATCATTTCAGAGGTTTCAAAAATAGACGGGATAGATGATATTGCGTTGACTACCAATGGAATTTTTTTGGCTGAAAAGGCAAAGGAACTTAAAGATGCTGGCCTTATGAGGGTAAATGTAAGCATTGATACACTGGAGAAAGAAAAGTATAGGGGTCTTACCGGAGGGAATCTTGATATGGTATTAGAAGGGATCAAAAGAGCGGAGCAAGAGGGACTTCACCCTGTGAAATTAAATGTTGTTCTAATGAAAAGTTATAACAGTGAAGAAATAGAAAATTTTGTAAAGATAACGGTGGAAAAAGAGATGGATGTGAGATTTATAGAACTTATGCCTATGGGGAGTTCCGTAAGGTGGATTGAAAAGGAATACCTATCTTCACAAGAGGTACTGAATAGATGTCCTAGGCTCCAAATAGTTGAAAAAGATTATGCAGCCTCTCCGTCACTGTTGTATAAATTTCCAGAGGGAAAGGGGAGAGTTGGAATAATAAATACAATATCTAATAAATTTTGTGACTCGTGCAATAGAGTCAGGATAACTCCCTCTGGAAAGTTGAAATTGTGTCTTCATTCAAATAAAGAGATAGATTTATTGGGAGCCTTGAGAAAAGATGAGGATATACTTGAGCTATTTAGAAAAAATATCCCAAATAAACCTGAGAAACATCTTTTGGATAAGAAACATTATAATGATAAAGACATGTATAAAATTGGAGGATGAATGGATTTAACGCATTTTAATGACAAGGGCAGAGCCCGTATGGTGGATGTGGGAGATAAATCTCAGACAGATAGAGTTGCAGTTGCCAGGGGATATATTCTTATGGATGAAAAAACCATAGAAACTGTAAAAAATGGCGGGATAAAAAAGGGAGATGTACTTTCTGTAGCCCAGGTAGGCGGAATAATGGGAGCAAAAAAAACCTGGGAGTTAATACCCATGTGCCATAATATATTGATAGACGGTGCAGATATAAATTTTACAATTGATACAGACAGAATATGGGTAGAAGCAAAGGTGCGAACTACAGGGAAGACGGGGATAGAGATGGAAGCACTTACGGCAGTTTCTGTGGCCTGTTTGACCATATATGATATGTGCAAGGCGATAGATAAAAAAATGATAATAGGTGATATTAAATTAATAAGCAAAACAGGGGGAAAATCAAACTTTGCATTGGGGGAGTAATATGGTGAAAAATAAAATACATGGAAGGGTAAAAGCTGTCAATATAAGCAGTACAAAGGGCGTGGTAAAAAATCCTGTAAAAGAGGGCTACTTTAAAGTGGATCACGGTCTTGAAGGTGATGCACATGCTGGAAACTGGCATAGGCAGGTAAGTCTGCTGGCAAGCGAAAGTGCTGACAAGGTTAGGGCCGCAGGGTTTGATATAGAAGACGGTAAGTTTGCTGAAAATATAACTACAGAAGGGATAGAGCTGTACTCTATTCCTGTTGGAACCAAACTGAAGATAGGAGAATCTGTACAGGAAGTGACACAGATAGGAAAAGAGTGCCATACTGGATGTGCCATAAAACAAGCTGTAGGTGAGTGTGTTATGCCTAAGGAGGGTATATTTACCAAGGTTATTATAAACGGACTGGTAAAACCTGGAGATAGTATAGAGGTTTTGTAAAAGAACATTGTTGAGGGGTCATTTTATAGGCCCTTTTTTTATTGAATCTTCATAAATTAAAAGTAGAGTAAATTTTTGAAACTGGAGAAAAACATTTTCTCAAATAAGGACGATGCAGTGGTCCGTAAAGTTGGAGTTTTATATCTTAAAAATATCAATTGCCCGGTTTTTTTGGATATTAAAAAATGAGATATATTTTAGAGGTGTATACATTTTGAAAATTTATCTGTGTTAAAAGGATGAAATACTCACATAAGGTATAGTGGATTAAGGTGTCATAGTTGAAGCTATAAATGATATACACTGAAAATGCCGTATGAAAATTTGTTAAATCTACATATCGTTTAAAATTATTATGCTCTAATTTTTATATAAAATAAAAAAGTTTGATTAAAGGAGGTCGGGAATGAGGGTTCTGATAACAGATAAAATGAGTGAATGGACAGCGCTGTATATAGCATCTAAAATAAATGATTATTCAGACAATAACAAGAGCTTTGTACTGGGATTGCCAACAGGGGAGACGCCTCTTAAAATGTACAAGGAACTTATAAAACTTAATAAAAAAGGCATGGTATCTTTTAAAAATGTAATAACTTTTAATATGGATGAATATGTCAATATTCCTAAGGAACATCCTAAAAGCTATCATGCCTATATGTATAACAATTTTTTTAAAAATATCGACATACCTAGCGAAAACATAAATATTTTAGACGGAGATGCCTTAGATCTTGTTAGGGAATGCGAAGAATATGAGGAAAAAATTAAAAAATACGGTGGCATCGACCTATTTGTGGGTGGAGTAGGTGAAAATGGTCATATAGCCTTTAACGAACCTGGATCTTCTATTAATTCTAGAACAGGAATAAAAACTTTGGCTCAGGAAACATTAAGGTCAAATTCTAGATTTTTTGGTGATGACATATCAAAAGTTCCTAAAAAAGCTCTTACTGTGGGAGTGGGAACAATACTAGATTCAAAAGAAATTCTGATAATGGCAGGAGGAGAGAGGAAGGCTTTGGCCATCAGACAGCTTATAGAGGGCGGTATTAATCATATGTGGGCAATTACGGCAATCCAGCTCCATAAAAAAGCAATAGTAGTATGTGATGAAGCTTCTACAATGGAGCTAAAAGTGAAAACAGTAAAATACTTTAAAGGGCTTGAGAGGGAAAATCTAGATATAAAAAAAATTTACGATTATGTTAAAAATCAGATTTTTCCAAATTATTTTTAAATTATAATTATCTATAAAAATAATCACACTTCTGAATTTAAAAATAGAGTATAATTTATATGGGTGATTATTATGAAAATTCTTAATCCAGAACTGTTAGAAAAATACATTGCAGTCGAAAAAGATTCTAAAATAAAAATTAAGTTGCTATGTTTAAATACTATTTGTAATGGAATGAAAGTCGTAGATGCTGCTGATACTTTTAAAGTCCCAAGACGAACCATCTATGATTGGTATCATTATTGGAACGAAGATGGATATGACGGTTTAGTCCCTACAAAACAAACAGGTAGGCCATCTAAACTGACTCCACGTGAATTTGAAGAATTAAAACAAATCTTGATAGAAAAACAAATTTTCACCACAAAAGATGTTAAAATTTTAATACAAGAAATGTTTGGAGTTAATTATTGTTTCGATCATGTCGCAAGAATTTTGAAAGAAAAATTCAAATTCCATCATAAGAAACCATATATTTTGTCAAGTAAAAGACCTGTCGAAGCAGAGAGTATTCTTTATCAAAGACTCAGTGAAGCAATAGGAATTCTTAGAAAAGATCCTAATTTTGACATTAAAAAGCTTGCTATAGGATTTTTAGATGAAAGCAGCTCTCAAAATAATCC from uncultured Ilyobacter sp. includes these protein-coding regions:
- a CDS encoding IS630 family transposase; the encoded protein is MKILNPELLEKYIAVEKDSKIKIKLLCLNTICNGMKVVDAADTFKVPRRTIYDWYHYWNEDGYDGLVPTKQTGRPSKLTPREFEELKQILIEKQIFTTKDVKILIQEMFGVNYCFDHVARILKEKFKFHHKKPYILSSKRPVEAESILYQRLSEAIGILRKDPNFDIKKLAIGFLDESSSQNNPNTVRFWSSVNNPTIIKNTEKLKVSTIGFYAIVGNSTAKSIPDSKKETLSEFLNEISDANMEYEYIIVILDNFKSHHSNMFLSKAKELNINAVYLPPYSPDLNPIEYIWKSVKRVLSEKNFESR
- the moaA gene encoding GTP 3',8-cyclase MoaA; translated protein: MRDLHGRVINYLRISLTENCNLSCIYCRPDKCIEAKKDFMTKREVVSIVEAMAELGVKKVRFTGGEPLLRKDITEIISEVSKIDGIDDIALTTNGIFLAEKAKELKDAGLMRVNVSIDTLEKEKYRGLTGGNLDMVLEGIKRAEQEGLHPVKLNVVLMKSYNSEEIENFVKITVEKEMDVRFIELMPMGSSVRWIEKEYLSSQEVLNRCPRLQIVEKDYAASPSLLYKFPEGKGRVGIINTISNKFCDSCNRVRITPSGKLKLCLHSNKEIDLLGALRKDEDILELFRKNIPNKPEKHLLDKKHYNDKDMYKIGG
- the nagB gene encoding glucosamine-6-phosphate deaminase, encoding MRVLITDKMSEWTALYIASKINDYSDNNKSFVLGLPTGETPLKMYKELIKLNKKGMVSFKNVITFNMDEYVNIPKEHPKSYHAYMYNNFFKNIDIPSENINILDGDALDLVRECEEYEEKIKKYGGIDLFVGGVGENGHIAFNEPGSSINSRTGIKTLAQETLRSNSRFFGDDISKVPKKALTVGVGTILDSKEILIMAGGERKALAIRQLIEGGINHMWAITAIQLHKKAIVVCDEASTMELKVKTVKYFKGLERENLDIKKIYDYVKNQIFPNYF
- a CDS encoding MOSC domain-containing protein is translated as MVKNKIHGRVKAVNISSTKGVVKNPVKEGYFKVDHGLEGDAHAGNWHRQVSLLASESADKVRAAGFDIEDGKFAENITTEGIELYSIPVGTKLKIGESVQEVTQIGKECHTGCAIKQAVGECVMPKEGIFTKVIINGLVKPGDSIEVL
- a CDS encoding ATP-binding cassette domain-containing protein, with the protein product MIEIRNLAKSFGKIRILNIEKMLINTLWVTAVRGENGLGKTTLFSLISGLELEFEGEIVKKWNRPNGYYICTAGFLSVKNKCL
- the moaC gene encoding cyclic pyranopterin monophosphate synthase MoaC is translated as MDLTHFNDKGRARMVDVGDKSQTDRVAVARGYILMDEKTIETVKNGGIKKGDVLSVAQVGGIMGAKKTWELIPMCHNILIDGADINFTIDTDRIWVEAKVRTTGKTGIEMEALTAVSVACLTIYDMCKAIDKKMIIGDIKLISKTGGKSNFALGE
- a CDS encoding substrate-binding domain-containing protein: MLKEDVSFISRQCGAGTRILLDKDKLDMRLWKGSYNATAVKSWSADVVLGIKVAEQVMDLDFVPIISENYDFLVR